The genomic stretch ccagcctcccccGTGCCTCTGCTCCCCGCTTACCCCCGGGGACGGCCCCCAGCACGGCGCGGCGCGGAGACGCATCTGGCGGCGTTGGGTCTGCGGCGCCTCGTGCCCTGCGGACGACAGGGAGGGGAGTCAGGCTGGGAGGAAGCATCCTCCCTTCACCGGCCTCCAGTCCGGGGGCAGAAGCGATGCAGGTAGCGGGTGAGAAAACCCCGCCAGCCCGAAGGAATGGAAGCTGGGCAGCACCCAGCGCTGCCTCTCTGCAGGACGGGTGGGTGCTGCACCCCGACCCCCCGGGGACAGCCCCCTGCTTGCACCCCGGGGGCCCTCCAGGCGTCTGCGTTTTCAGGAAGCCGTCACCTTGCTGGCTTGGGGAAGTCAGCACAACAGGTTTGCTGCTCCTTGGCGGCGGCAGGGGAGCGTGAGTCAtcctccagcctctgccctTGAAAGCCAGCCAAGGCGTAAAAGCTTTTACCGCACCCTGATgcaaagcagccagcagcaggacacccGAGACAAGCTCCAGGGTTAACCCCTTCTGGTGAGACACCGGCTCCAGGACCCTCAGTCACCTCCACGAGGGCTGTCTGCACCCCAGGGATGAGGCCGCCTTCCTGCGGAGGCGTGCAGGGCCCCAGCAATGGGTGGCGGGGAGCCCTGGCAGAGCAGTGACAAACCCCCAGAAACTGCCAGAGATGGGTAAATTAGAGGTCAGAGCCACAGAGAGGTGTTGAGCATCCTGACCCCAGCAGAGTGGCGCAGGGAAccccagcctgggctggctggctgggggctgcaggctaGGGGCAAGGACGTGCTGGACAAACAGGCAGAAGTAACCCAAACAACAAGGCAGACACTTCACAGTGCTTcgttttgctgttttctaaggaaaacatttgattCTACCACTTCCAAGTGCTGTCTTAATTCAGGAAAGCCAcgggtggggggagagggctTCAGCCCCGAAATGAGCCCACGCTCTTCTGGGGCCTCTGCACAGCCCAGGGAAACAAGACGGGGTCCTGGCTGCACCCGGAGCGCAAGGGCCGAGCATCTTCTGACCCACCCCGAGGGCGCTGGCGCTGGTTTTGGCACCTGCCTGGAACTGCGTGGCAGAGCTGCGCCTCCACAGTTTAAACACTAGTTCGGGCAGGGGTTTCCCCATCGCATCCTCCCAGAGGCTGTGATGGAAATAAATCCTCCTAGAAAGCGCAGGTTAGCTCAGGGGGATTTGGGGTGCCTTCCTCACCTCCCACGGGGCTCTCCACCCCCAGGGCTGTGACCCCACGACGTGGGGCTCTGCGCCATTCCCGGGGGGCCATGCAGCATCCGCACCGGGGTGGGGACGCTCTGCAGCGCTGCGGCCGCTGGAGAGGCGGGATGCCCGACCACCTAGGGTGCTCGGAGACGTGTCATCCAAAAAAACTGGGGTCCAGGCCCTCTTCCTCCACCCTGTGCCAAGGCTGGGGCAGCATTGGCCCCAGCTATGGGTGCGGCGAGGAGTTTGCTCGGCGGGCACTTGGAGATGCAGTGCGGGGGGCTCGACGTGCCTTTGTTGCGCACccgagaagcagcagcacagcatcccTGCCACCACCCGTCGCAGGGCCCACGCGTGCTTCCCCCTGCAGCGGCGTGGGGACAGCGCTTTGGGGCTTGTTTGGAGCCGCCCTCGCCGAGCCGAGCAGCGTGCCGGGATGGGAGCCGGGGCCAGCAAACTCGGAGCGGCGCGGGAGGTGGCACGGCCCCGGAAGGGACACAACGGGCCGGGGGTCGGGGACACCATCCCGGAGCGGTGCTGCCCGGGGAGAACATCCTCGTCCCGGCAGAAAGCAGGGGGCTGCCACCGCACCTTACCCACGGAGGACCCGCCACCCCCAGACCCGGCACCCCCAGGGGAGCAAAGTCCCGGGGAAGGGGGGAATTCCTACCTGCCCCCCGGACGGACGcacggacggacggacggacggagCGACGGCCGGGCGGGCTCTGGAGAagcggggagggctgggggctgctgggggcaggggcGGGAGGGGCCGGGAAAGGAGGATAGGGGCAGGGGAgtgggggggaggctggggaaggggcaggggggaggccGCCGGGCGCGGCGGGGCTGGCTCCGAGCGCGGCGGCAGCGGGAGCTGGGTgcgccctgcccggccccgcaggcCCTGCCCACCCCGGCGAGCTGAGCCCCCCCGTCCTGCCGCTCTGCCTGCCCGCTGCATGCCCggccctcccctccctgccgcCCGGGGACCGCCACCGGCAGTCCGGCAGGGCAGCGGGGGACGCCGGCCCTTCACTCCCGGGGGGTGCTGACCCGTGCTGATggagccggggctgcccccgctccccggggagctgctggtggtggggcGATGCTGCTGAGAGCCGGCCACCGGGCTGCGTGGCTGGGGGACACGGGCGGTGCTGCGGGGGGTCCCACCAGTGTCCCCAAGGTGCTGGTGTGTCCCAGCTGGTGCAGGTGGCACGCACCCAGGGGCTCCTGATCCCAGGTCCTGCAGCACggaagaatcacagaacggcTCGGGTCGGAAGGGACCGTAAAGGTCATCTAACTGcaaccccctgccacgggcagggatgccacccaagGGAGGGACCCGGCCCTTACAAATAACCAACGGCCCCAACAGGATGGGCAGGGGACgggggctgcccagcagggagTGCACCCACCCGGCTCGTCCCACACCTAAACAACACATCCCGGCTCAGTTTGGCTgagaaaaggaggggaaaaaggtaGACAACTAAATTTAGCAGGGGTTACTGGGATGTCCCCATGGGAGGCCCTTGGGTACAAGGGGGTCTGCCCCAACCCCGCCCCAGGCTGAGTAGCACCAGCAATGCCCAGACTGGGACCCCACTTCGGTGCTGCCAGGCGGGTGCAGGggtataaatatttcagcagagTAGCCGAGGCCTGTCAGGTCGCATTTGCTTCTGGCAGAGTAACTGCGAGGGAAGCGGGCGGGAGGATGCTCTCCAGCTCTCTCTTGCGTCACGTCCCGGGAGAGGGGGCACAGGGGGCCACCAGCCCCgggtcctgctcctgggggTCGCCACCTCCTCCTCGTTTGCCTCTAAGCGTGCTCTTGCCTCCGGGCCCGTTGCAGGGCCACGGTTcggtccctgctgtgctggcaccCGGGTCTCACCCCACTGAtgcccctgggggctgctgggggcagacTCGTCCATGTGCCGGGCACCGTGCGGGAGCAGCGCAGGCAGAGCTGTCCCGCAGGCTGGCAATGCGGGGAGCGACGTTTGGGAAATGCCCGTTTCTGCCTTTCTCCGGGTGATGCTACCAGAGATGGGGCTTTGCGCAGAGCCCCGTTTGTAGGGTTGCCGATACGCCGTGCGCAGCCCGGAGGCCACGGCGGGTGGGCGGCACGGCCCGGGTACAGCGCTCGGCGGGGAGGGGATAGCGGAgccctcccctcctgcttcctcctcctcttcctctcttctcctcctccccttcctcctgccctctgcACCCTGGGGCTTGTAGTCCCCTCGCCGCCGCGCACATGGGGCGCGACTACACTTCCTGAGGGACCCCcaaatcctcctcctcctcctcctcctcttcctctcccgCTCCGGCGGCAGCGGGCCGGCCCTGCCGCCCCCATGCCCGCCGCCCCGCAGGTACGGCCGAGTACCCCCATCGCCCTCCTCTCCCTCGCgcaccccaaatccccccgTTATCCAAAGGAGCCCCCCTGCCCCAACGGAGCGCCCCAGAGGGGTTCCCTCGGCGGGGTTTTTTTGGGGagctttcccctctccccttgcGCAGGTCCCCCCGGGCCgtgccccccgcgccccccttGTCCCCCGGCCAAGGTCACCGGGCGATGACTCGTGCCGGCCCTGCACCTGCGGGCAGAGCCGCTTGGCTCGGGGGAGGGCTCCGGGGGGCTACCGGGGGTCCCCCGAGCCGGGAGCATCCCGCGGGCCCCCTCTGTGCGTGGCGGTGGGGGAtggagccggggctgggggctgcgcgGAGCGGTGTCCGTGTGTCCTGCCATCCCGGCGGGGACGGTGACACGGCTGCGAGGGGACCAGCGTCCTCCTGGATGGAGCTCAGCCCCTGCAAGGAGCACCTGCTCCCaggggggagcagccccgcgGGGTGGGTAGCGGGTGCTGGAGGCGGTGGCCGGCCACATCCACAGCCCAGCGCCGTGACGAGCCCGAGCCGGGGCAGAGTCCAGGCTGGCCGGGCGCTGGGGACGCGGGGCGGGCGCTGCGGGGGGTTTTGCCACTCGCCCCTTGCCCTCTCCGTCTCCGTCCCGCCGAGTGCGGCGTGGCGCGGGCTCCGGAGGGCTGCGGGTGTTGGAGCGCCGCGCTgcgagccccagccccgctccctggGCTGCGGGTGCCGGGTGGGCCTTAGGAAACAGCGCTGATCCCTCGAGGAATGGCAGGCGTGCCGCAGCAAGCGAGGGCTTGTCATGCCGCCGGCTTAGTTTTCCTAATTCTGCGTCTGCTTCAGATTAACGGCGTACCCCGGGCTCTGCGTGTGCCCGTGTGAGAGGCAGGTAGGGGCTGTTTGCACAGCTGTGGGGTCTGGGCACGATGCTGAGCCACCGGCACTGGAAACCCCCAGGAACGCGGCTGACAGGCGAGTCCCGGTGCCGATGTCGGGACCTCTCCAGCGGGGCAAGCCCCGGCCTCGCTGCGCAGGGCGGCACGGGCTGGGACGGGCTGCGGGCCCGCGGGTGTTTGGGGCCAGGGTGTTTCAGCAGCCACGGTCGGTCGTTCCACAATTCGCAGGTCATCGGGTTTGTAGACCTTGGTCCAGTGGCATGTGGGTTTTATCGCGCGATGAGTGCTGCCGGTGAGgcgtgggagggagggagaggtgcTGCGAGGGCACGGGGGCGTGGGGCTGGCTCCGGCTGAGCACGGTGTCTGCTgggggggcgaggaggggaaaggaacctcaccccccccccccccggtagCTGCAGGCCCCTCATCTTTTTCGGTTTGGCTCATCTCCTCCCTTGTCTGGGTTTGAAAGGCCGGAAGGAAGGGGAACCACAGGTGTTTGTGGTGAAGATGAATAAGTAGCAAAATCCCATGTCTGGGAAGACaaaagcaggcagggaaggggcgTTTTGGGGTTGGGGGTGTTACAGGAGGGCAgtggggagctgtggggccGTATGGGATGAAGCGAGTGGGCTCGTTGGGGACAGACTGGCTGGGAAAGCAGCTCCTGGACGTGCTTTCCAACAGCCTGAACACTCGTCCAGggccctgcctcccccagccccatcccgtGACCGCTAATCGGGCCTCCTGCCTTCCCACTGCCAGATTCAGGGATTTGAGCATTTAATCCTCCATCAGACCGTGAACCTCGTGACAGCCCCAGGGCATTTCTCGCTTCTCCCTGGCCGCTGCCGATGGCCTGAGCATCGCACCCTGGCGTGCCTGCAGGCACCGCGCGCGGCAGGGGATGCCGCCTGCCTCCGGCGCCTCTAAAGCCCCAGCTAACGCACAGCACGGGCAGCCCCGTGCCGGGCACACGTTAACGCACTTATTTTGTGcttggctggggctggcactgcCCATTCTGTGCCTCTGAGCCTGGCGCTCGGCCGTcttgccctccccagcccctgggaaAATGTGCTGAGCAGCTCGGCCCAAAGGGGAGCTTTGCTCTGGGGAGGGGGCAAACCCCCCCTGTCTTTAAAACAGGAGAGAAGGGAGGTGGTGTGGGTGGGGGAGGACGGGCAGCCCCACTGCGGAGCAGCGCGACGCGTGCATCCGTCAGATCTTTATGCGTGCTTTGAAAACACCGCCTGAATGGGAGGGCCTCCTCCTGCAAAAATAAAGGGTTTTTTTGATCTCTGCGGGCTCCCGTTGTTTGAAGAACATTTCCCGGGGAGATAAGGTAGTGCTATTTATTTGCGTTACTATTACGGAGGAGTTTGATCCCGTGCCAAAGGCTGCTCTCTCCCCAGAAGCTGCGGCGGCGTGTCCTTCGATGTGCCGAGGAGTGCGTGCGGCCGGAGAGGAGCAGCCTGGCGCGGCAGCGCCCGCCTAGATGACAGTGCCGGGGCGAGAGCTGCCGTCCCACCGCAGAGCAGCCcgggccgccgccgctgctgccgccgccaccaccgccGCCATGCCCAAGCAGGATGACAGCAAGAAGCTGCCCTCGGAGATGGCGCCGGACCAGCGCTGGAAGCTGCAGGTCTTCTACCTGTGCTTCTACGGGTTCATGACGCAGATCCGGCCCGGGGAGAGCTTCATCACCCCCTACCTGCTGGAGCCCGACAAGAACTTCACACGGGAGGAGGTGAGTTGTGCTTCTCCCCCCAGCGCACCCCTTTTCGGCCATGGGCACCCAGGGGCTAGGCAGAGCATCCCCCCAGCTGACCGGGGTGCCGAGGACATCCCACGGCAGCTGTCAGCCCCATGCTCGAGCTGTGCTGTTGGAGAATGCCCGGTGGTATAGGGTTGGGTGGCTGCTCTCCCCCCGCACGCCTGGAAAGAGCTTTTTGGGTGCAAGGAGcttggcagggcaggagccgaGGCACTGCGGGGCTGGGTGTCCCCCCACCGTGccagctgggggtgggggggacccCAAGGTGCATGGTCAGGGagggggcagcgccggggcctCTGGCAGCGAGGGGGTTAGGCCAGGATCCCCCCTGCCAAGCGGTGCTGGCCCCACTCCCAGCCGCCGTGGGAACACCGTGTTCCTGGCGCTGCAGGGGGCCGGGTCtcagcccagcccctggctgaGCGCACAGGGGCCAAATTCCTGCTGAGGAggggccccagccccgcacTTGTCCTCCGGGCCGGCGGCACCCACCGGGGCCACGTCCCCTGCCCGGTGGCGCTGCGCCCCACGCTCAGCCTCCCTCCGCGTGTCGCAGGTGACCAACGTGATCACGCCGGTGCTGAGCTACTCCTACATGGCGGTGCTGGTGCCCATCTTCCTGCTGACGGACTACCTGCGCTACAAGccggtgctggtgctgcagagcctgaGCCACATCTccatctggctgctgctggtgctgggcacctcCGTCCTGGCCATGCAGCTGATGGAGTTCTTCTACGGCGTCACCATGGCCGCCCGCATCGCCTACTCCTCCTACATCTTCTCCCTCGTCGCCCCATCCCGCTACCAGCGCATGGCCAGCTACTCCCGCTCCGCCGTCCTCCTGGGCGTCTTCACCAgctcggtgctggggcagctctgcgTCACGCTGGGCGGCGTCCGCTTCCTCACCCTCAACTATGTCTCCCTGGGCTTCGTCACCTTCAGCTTCCTCCTCACCCTCTTCCTGGAGCGGCCCAAGCGCAGCCTCTTCTTCAAACGGCCCGAGGGGGCTTGCAACGGGGCTGCGCCCACCGAGCTGGACAAGATGGCCGGGGGGgacggcggcggggcggcggggggctggcGGGACATGGTGCTGTGCCGCATGCTGCGGGAGGTGTGCGCCCTGGCCAAGCAgtcccagctccagctctggtCCTGCTGGTGGGTCTTCAACTCGGCCGGCTACTACTTGGTGCTGTACTACGTGCAGATCCTCTGGAATGAGATCTACCCGGCCAAGGACAACCGCCGGGTGTACAACGGCGGGGTGGACGCCGCCTCCACGCTGCTGGGTATGCTGTCCTCTTGGGGAtactggggctggggggggacatggggtgggAGCACCCTCATCCTGCTGCATCCCCTGGGGAAGGTGGTCTTAACACTGCTTTATGCAGTGTAGTACCGGGGAGGTGGCAGCGGTAGGCTTGAGAGCACGACGCGGCAGCAGCATCCTTTGCGGGTGGGAGCTCACGGTGTCCCTTGTGCGTGTCCCCCCACCAGGGGCCATCGCCTCCTTTGTGGCCGGCCATGTGAAGATCCGCTGGGCACTGTGGTCGGCGCTGGTGATCGGGTTGGTGACGGCCGTCCAGGCGGGGCTGCTGATGCTCATGAATACCACCAGCAACATCTGGCTGTGCTACGCTGCCTACGTCTTCTTCCGTGGCTCCTACCAGTTCCTGGTGCCCATCGCCATGTGCGTGGTACCCCGACCCCTCCTGGGAGGGTTTTGGGGTGCGTGGGGGGCCGGCTCTTGCTGCCACCTCCCACTGGTGGCCGGGCCAGCGCTCACTGCCCTCCGCATCTCCCAGTTTCCAGATTGCTGCCTCCCTTTCCAAAGAGCTCTGCGCACTCGTCTTTGGGGTCAACACCTTCTTTGGTACGGTGCTGAAGACCATCATCACCATCATCGTGGCCGACAAGAGGGGCTTGGGCCTCTCCGTGCATCCCCAGGTAGGGCACTGCAGGGGGCAGGGGTCCCATGGCGGGGGAGGAGGGGCGCAGGAGGCTTGGGGCTCGCTGCAGGTGCCGCTCTCTTGCAGTTCTATGTGTACTTTGGCTACTTcacactgctggcagcagcctaCCTGATAGTGGCCATCGTCGTGGGCATCCGGCACAGCTGCCGCGCGCAGCCACCAGAGCCGGTCCCCGCCACGGCTCTGGTGCAGGAGAAGAGCCCGGAGGCAGATGCCACGGAAGCCTGAGCGTCAGCACCCAGCCAGGCAGGACGGATGGAGAGATGTatggacagacggacggacggGCTCCCTTGGCATGGCGCCTGGCCCTGGCAGCGGGTCATGGCTCGGTAAATGAGTGTCACCACCACCAGCGTGTGCTTCGCCTCCCACTGCGCTGGTGGTCCTGGGGATGCAGGGACCCACCTTCTGCCCCagctggggccgggggctgtgctgcccagagctgggtgCAGAGGAGGATGCTGGCATAGTGCAGAGCCAGCAACAAGCCCCGAGGTTTGTTCTTCCCACCTCTTCTTGAGGCCCCAAACACGaccagagcagaggcagagtgcccgcagcagcaccaccaggtACCACGCGAGGGGAGCGGTGGGGGTCCAGGGGGTCCCGGGCACCAGCTCCCCATCgtcctgcagagctgtgtggagccaggctACAAGAGGATAACGTTTCTTTATTCAGTGCCTTTAGAAAATGGTTTATGGGACACAACggacaaaaaatataaagatcCACAGGCTTTAAATTGCATTAATTACACAAAATACAGTAGACTGTAAGAAATAGAGGCCGTGTGACTCACACAGCTTTTATGGTAATAATTTCcatacaataataaaaagctagttacagatttatcttttttttttttttcctttctttcttttttttttttagcacctTGGATTTGCCCACACCAAAGCAAACTGGCTTTGCTCCGCCTCAGCCCCCCCGGGTGCAACACCGGTGGCCTGGCGGGTGCTCGCGGTGTTTGGCCTCGGTACCACATGTGGTcaacacgcacacacacgcaAACGCATGTAAACACAGGCCAAGGGCACGCCGggctgccccgctgctgccccggctggggggctgccccgTGGCCCCGTGCACCCCCCGGCCCCTGCTGACCTGTGCCGAAAGCCGGAGGCAGCCGGGGCAGGGGCACGGGCGCAGCCAGCAGTCCCAAGGGCGCATGGAGGGGACGGGACCCTGGCCCTGTGCAggggtggcagtggggagggGGCCCGGAGGGGAGCTTTGGGGGAGATATTGGGGACCAGACCCCCAGGGTTCACCTCGTGCCCGGTGAGGAATGGGCGATAGAGGTGAGGATGATGAGGTGCGGAGCTGCCTGGCAAGGACCTTACCAGGGGAGGATGGAGACTGCAGAAGAAGAACAGTTGCTGGGAAGCCGCACCTCTGCCAGGGGACAGCCCCTCGCCTGGGGAGGGGACGTCTGGGGTCCTCCTTGGGCTGGCAGGAGATGCCACAGCTCCGGCAATGCAGCTCCTGGTGAGGacggtgtggggctggggggctcagccccccccaccccaggctTCCCAGCAAGGCACACAGCACGGCATCTCCGAAACCTCCCTACAGCGTATCCTCCCCACCCAGCCTCCCCAAAAAGAGCATctgggcagggaggagcagcGGGCGGTTGACACAAGGATACAGCTGCAGTGGTTAAACACCAGGGGTTAGAAGAGAAGTGGTGTAcgagaggaggaagaggaaggcagcCAGCCCATGGCTGCCCTGATCAGCAGGGGTGGAGGCGAGCGCCCGCCGGGCCGGGGCAGCGGCGATGGCGATACTCTTTGGCTTTAGGTCTGGGGGGTGAAGGCAGGAGCGTGGCGGGGAGCAGCCCCTCCCCAGGGAGGCGTGCAGCGCTCGGCGAGCAGGGTCATTTTTTGGCAGCGGTCATGAAGCTGTTCTCGATGCAGAGGACGATGAAGGCGTGC from Oxyura jamaicensis isolate SHBP4307 breed ruddy duck chromosome 7, BPBGC_Ojam_1.0, whole genome shotgun sequence encodes the following:
- the SLC19A1 gene encoding reduced folate transporter; its protein translation is MTVPGRELPSHRSATTAAMPKQDDSKKLPSEMAPDQRWKLQVFYLCFYGFMTQIRPGESFITPYLLEPDKNFTREEVTNVITPVLSYSYMAVLVPIFLLTDYLRYKPVLVLQSLSHISIWLLLVLGTSVLAMQLMEFFYGVTMAARIAYSSYIFSLVAPSRYQRMASYSRSAVLLGVFTSSVLGQLCVTLGGVRFLTLNYVSLGFVTFSFLLTLFLERPKRSLFFKRPEGACNGAAPTELDKMAGGDGGGAAGGWRDMVLCRMLREVCALAKQSQLQLWSCWWVFNSAGYYLVLYYVQILWNEIYPAKDNRRVYNGGVDAASTLLGAIASFVAGHVKIRWALWSALVIGLVTAVQAGLLMLMNTTSNIWLCYAAYVFFRGSYQFLVPIAIFQIAASLSKELCALVFGVNTFFGTVLKTIITIIVADKRGLGLSVHPQFYVYFGYFTLLAAAYLIVAIVVGIRHSCRAQPPEPVPATALVQEKSPEADATEA